A window from Chloroherpetonaceae bacterium encodes these proteins:
- the efp gene encoding elongation factor P, whose amino-acid sequence MATTADLSKGLIIRFNNELHVLEEVIHRTPGNLRAFYQVKMRSIRNGRIVENRFRSGEEVEIVDTERKTFQYLYRDGEDFVLMDNETYDQTNVSSTAFGEASKFLKESMTVEVVYANDGSIVQAEAPNFVELSVTDTSSITKDDRATAGTKPATLETGAVIQVPMFVMVGDVIRVDTRSGAYLDRINNKK is encoded by the coding sequence ATGGCAACTACCGCAGATCTTTCAAAGGGGCTTATCATAAGATTCAACAATGAACTTCATGTTCTTGAAGAGGTAATTCACCGCACGCCGGGGAATCTTCGAGCGTTTTACCAAGTGAAGATGAGAAGCATCCGAAACGGCAGAATTGTAGAAAACCGATTTCGTTCCGGTGAAGAAGTTGAAATCGTTGATACCGAACGCAAAACCTTTCAGTACCTCTATCGTGATGGGGAAGATTTTGTATTAATGGATAACGAAACTTATGATCAAACCAATGTGTCATCGACAGCTTTTGGAGAAGCCTCAAAATTTTTGAAAGAATCAATGACGGTGGAAGTGGTCTATGCCAATGACGGCAGTATCGTACAAGCGGAAGCACCAAATTTTGTTGAACTTTCGGTAACGGATACCAGCAGCATTACCAAAGATGACCGTGCAACCGCCGGCACAAAACCTGCTACACTTGAAACCGGCGCTGTAATTCAAGTACCGATGTTTGTAATGGTAGGGGATGTCATTCGTGTCGATACCCGCTCAGGTGCTTATCTTGATCGAATTAACAATAAGAAGTAA